The genomic window AAACTTCAATCTACGCAAGATTTATTCATAAACGTTGCTACCGGAAAAATAGAGCTTAAAGACCTGAAAGAATATCTTGCAAGTGAAAAGGAAATTGAGAACCGAGGCAACGAAAAAACAAGTGATAACGAACGCATAGATGCTCTACTTAAAAAGGTTAAAGGCCCTGAATCTGACGTCCTATTAATTGGCGAAGATTTACAGAAAATAGACTACACATTGGCAGTCTGCTGTAATCCCATACCGGGAGATGATGTTTTTGGATTTGTTACGGTAAATGAAGGCATCAAAATACATCGTACCAATTGCCCTAATGCTGCCCAACTGATGGCCAATTATGGTTACCGTGTAGTAAAAGCGAAATGGAACAGGCAACAAGAATTGAGTTTCTTAACAGGGTTACGTATCGTCGGCATAGACGATGTTGGCTTAATCAATAACCTTACCAAGGTAATTTCAAACGATTTTAAAGTAAATATCCGTTCCATTACCATTGATACCGAAGACGGCATTTTTGATGGTTCTATAAAGGTTTTTGTAAATGATAAGGAGCATTTAGATAATCTGATTAAAAATTTGTTAGACGTAAAAGGCATAACTGGGGTAACTAGATTTGATGCCTAATTAATGGTTAATTATGAATGATTAATTGTTAATGATGAAAGAGAATATCATAAAGAACAAGAGCTTTAAGTTTTCTATTCCGATTGTAAAACTCAATCAGTATCTACAAAGGCAGAAAAAGGAATTTGTTTTAAGTAAACAACTGTTATAAGTAATCATTAATAACTAACCATTAACATTCCATCATTTTATCAACATAAATCCTTGTAATCCTTTAATCTCTGTAATCAATTAACTACCTTTGAAATGGAGTTTAAAACTATGTCTGAACAGAACACAAGCGAGTTAGTTAGAAAGATATTTGAAGCTTATCTCGAAAATAAAAACTTAAGAAAAACCCCTGAGCGTTTTGCTATTCTAGAAGAAATCTACTCAAGAGATGATCACTTTGATGTGGAAACCCTTTACATACACATGAAAAATCAAAAATACCGTGTAAGTAGAGCTACGGTTTACAATACATTAGAGTTATTGGTTTCTTGCGATTTGGTAACTAAACACCAATTTGGCAAAAACATGGCTCAATTCGAAAAATCTTACGGTTATCATCAACATGATCACGTAATTTGTATCGATTGTGGCAAAGTAGTAGAATTCTGCGATCCACGTATTGGTCAAATTCAAAATATGGTTGGCGAATTGCTAAAATTCGACATCAAACATCACTCTTTAAATCTTTACGGAATATGTTTTGATTGTAGCGCAGCTGCAACCATCAAAAACAAAGCACACTAATTATTTACAATAACCAATCTTATTCTCTTAATTTATTATAATGACGCAAGTAGATGTACTACTAGGCCTGCAATGGGGCGATGAAGGTAAAGGAAAAATCGTTGATGTTCTAAGTCCTCAATATGATTTAATAGCCCGTTTTCAAGGCGGGCCAAATGCTGGCCACACCTTAGAATTTGACGGCAAAAAATTTGTATTGAACACCATACCATCAGGTATTTTCAATGAAAAAACCATGAACTTAATTGGCAATGGTGTGGTAATTGACCCAATTATTTTAAAAAGAGAATTAGACAATTTAAAAGCCGCTGGTCATGATCCAGTTGGTAAAGGAAAATTAGTTTTAGCACGTAAAGCACACTTAATTTTACCTACACACCAACTATTAGATGCTGCTAACGAGCAAAAAATGGGCGCTGGTAAAATTGGTTCTACTTTAAAAGGAATTGGCCCAACCTATATGGACAAAACCGGTAGAAATGGTATCCGCGTTGGCGATACTACCTTGACAGATTTTAAAGAGAGATACGAAAAACTAGTTCAAAAACATAAAGAAATCTTATCTCACTACGAATTTGAGTATGATTTAACTGAAAAAGAAGCAGCTTTCTTTGAAGCTATC from Pedobacter sp. SL55 includes these protein-coding regions:
- a CDS encoding Fur family transcriptional regulator, with the protein product MSEQNTSELVRKIFEAYLENKNLRKTPERFAILEEIYSRDDHFDVETLYIHMKNQKYRVSRATVYNTLELLVSCDLVTKHQFGKNMAQFEKSYGYHQHDHVICIDCGKVVEFCDPRIGQIQNMVGELLKFDIKHHSLNLYGICFDCSAAATIKNKAH